cCAAATCACgacacttttatttatttaaacacatacatattggtagaaaagggcaccagatacatatgcgccacacaaaataatgaaagtaggaagagaagggatgaaaagataaggcggactgaaatgtacaaccgaagactctttcagttaagaaagttagaaccattctttatgaagaaagtaaaagaaggttacagcaggatccccactggcttctattctgagccatatctgataacgtctctagccactgtgttgcaccatctctcggaccccagccagggagtcgggaaggaccaacagaagctagccctttgcagctttctctcataccacgacaccgtgtcatacactgacctcctctccgctttttccaaccagtcccagagtcggcaaataatgcacgacgcggaagtctctgggacgacattcgtaaaacatgtccaagccaccgaagtcggtgtttcaagatggtgacaccaattgaattattgtctctgcgcccgaacacacgatgccaaacctctgcattactaacatggtgttgccactggatgtcagcaatccttcggaggcaacgatgatcgaacacagagagtcgtctaacatcctcaactcggaaaggccaggtttcacaagcatagagtaaaactgctctcaccgacgcgttgtagatccgaccttttacagccagactaacatcacgaaggcgccaaagatggcccagattggcataagccgctctggctttcattatacgtgcatcgatcttaTCACTGACGCCACCACCAGTaattatgcagctacctagatacacaaacttctcaactacttcaatctgctcaccacccaaGATGAGTACaagattagaatcctgccagtcttgtaggagtactttgcacttggagggtgcaaagcacatgccgtacctgcggacactgatcgCCAACTGATTAGTTGCAGATTGCATGCCTTGAGTATTGTCgcacaatatcatccgcatactcaagaacgagaagtcgttctccaggcagcagatccacaccgccattacttacatccatcagagctgtttccaggatgtcatcgatggcaaagttgaagagggatggtgagatcgggcaaccctgcctaaccccgctgctcgaatggaacaagggagaatggtggttgtatgccctcactctgcctgaggtgttcgtatacagggcctttaagatgttaatgaacttctcaggcacacccttcttcaatagacaatcccagagaacagtcctgtccaacgaatcgaaggcagccctgatatcaagaaacactacgactgttggcctgcgataagtatgatggtgttctaacatttggcggagggtgaagatgtgatcaatgcatcctcgaccagaacgaaaaccagcctgctcctcgcgagtcaatcgttctcgggttttaaacaacctacgaagaatgacagaagccaatagtttagacgcaatcggaagtagtttatttactttattttatttaaacacatacatattggtacaaaagggcaccagatacataccagatgcagctgctgcttccagctcattagcacgctcaaaccaccaggcttctcggtccttacgcaagctttgcccgatttcattacgtaacagccttcgtttgtggtcatactcacggtcacccggagtagaccgacgggcttccatcagttgtaaggagccagaaacccagtgcttataagcaggacgtttcgcgaagccgcaagcgactttactcgccattttcatggcgtcatgaagatgcaaccaatgctcatctatacttttcggtgggatggtagctagcctagaagctagctccgctccatacttacttgcaacagaagttgcagccagtttactaacatcgatccgttgatgacggtcgatccttcggccactgaaaagtaaggtgagattggcgcagaccagagcatgatcagactccagataggtactccaaaaggagcggcagtcttgtacacaaccacgccagcggtagctgatcgcgatgtgatcaatctgagtccaggcttgggatgcagagggaggacgccaggtggcacaccggcgatgactgtgccggaagttagtgctggccagaaacaggttgtggtctgtgcacagttgcagcaaacggtccccgttatctgtcctgcgaccaacaagtccccataggccacctaaacgactctcttctgtgcctagacgcccgacctgtgcattcaagtctccggctagtactacaatatctgtcgaacacgctttctgaagaagaacagttaactggtggtaaaacacatccttgattgcatccgggctgcaatctgtcggggcataggcggagatgacgaaaagacaccgattctcacgccgatttcttctcactttgatggaactttctaatctaagagcacataaccgactgttaatggggatccaatcgattagtgctgcctcagctctagtgcttagtgcaacaccaacgccagcaaaccagacgaagatgccacagagtccccggttaagcgcacgtgaaacaagcttttcgaagcgacagatggagagcggatttgtagtacttcactagagtcttgaatacgggtctcggatagacaacaaacaacaatattaagactttctaaagacatagccagccccatctgttgtccgatctgcattagtgtgcgaacgttgaaggaagccagcttgaacggcgtacgtggtttcaggaagactgcttcagtattcgtaatcggtggaagcattcactttcaaccagacagtgactggagatcgtttagataggacagagtttccaccatggacgagctactgcataagttggaaaggaaggatacacaatttggggataaagggagtgaaaaagcgacgtagtaaataatagtaataataataatggtaataataatgataatgtaaattgtctttcttctattaggaacgagagcagtgtagttagtggagtgcgtcatttcatttcatttgtgtatgggctgtgatactgcccgggtgcccaaaccgaagcaggtggttttcttagggggccacaccccgagcctttgacctagaggtctaacccacaaggcagtggagcatcgtgaggagatgcagttccatggtagccggtgaccaacggttagttcgtacgccatttgttccttcaggatactggagcccatgtgcaccattggtttggaatcagggttttccaactcccctaggtggactcgccttgtccaccaacccggttaaagcgccgactGAATAGAATtggtcactatacatcaacttcctccACTGTGAGAAGGCGTTCGACAGCGTGAATAGAAGAACCTTGTAGAAActccttcgacactatggagtgaatagctgagaagattgtcaacatcatacggaattcatacgatagactacactgcaaagtcgtgcatggaggacaactcacaaATGCATTCGATGTGAGGACTAGTGTCAAACAAGGCTGATTACTGTCTCTcgtcctttctctttcttcacATGGTTGACTGGATCATTAAGACTTCAATATCTGAGGAGAAACacgaaatacaatggacagcttgggTGTTACTAGAAgttttggacttcgcagattgAGTATCTCTTCTATCCCATGCACACACACGAACAGATGCAGGTCACAAAAGCCAATGTAGCAACAgactctgcatcagtaggcctcaacatacacaaaggaaaaagcaaggtcCCCAACTAAAACACGGAGAGcaccaatccaatcacacttgatggagaaactctggaacacGTGGAAACGTTCACTCACCTGATCAGCAGCATCATccatgaacaaggaggatctgatgcacacGTACATGAAAGAATTGGCGAAGCAAGGACAGCATCCCTATAGTTGAACaacatgtggaactcaaaacaactgtcaaacaatatcaaagtcacaatcttcaataccaacgtcaagacagttctattgtatggagctgaaactccGAGGAataccacaatcatcatcaaaaacgtaCTGGTATATctcaacaattgtctacgcaagatactcaatgttcgttgcTGAACGGATACCATCACCAACAGCCTACTATGAGAGAACAAACGAGCTCGCAGTTGAGGAGGAATTTAGGAaaacacgttggaagtggataggacattcattaaggaaatcaccaaactgaatcgCGAGGCAAGCGGTAACTTGAAATCgtaaagggaaacggaaaagttgaagaccgaagaacacattgcgtcgagagttagaagcagacatgaactGAATGCACAGTAATCGAAGAAAGTTGAACTTTAAAATCACTACAACAATTACACTAAGCAATGTCAGCTAGTTCGCATTACTTGTCGAATGCAAAGTGAACAAAATATAACTTATTAACTATGTACAAATTCATGACCTAGAGTGAAATTTCTGTTTATCTAATATAAAGACTAACAATATAAATGAGATGTAAACTGGTGAAGTAATTAGTTAGTAAGTGATTTCCTTAAAGGATCAAATTATAGGGTTAACGAACAGTGAGAATTAACTTTTATCAGTcttgagccagagcccttaaccgatttattaaaaaaaaacacattcgAATGGTAGGAAAGAGCTCTATAATTATACAAATTAATCATGAATAACAAAACAAAAGTTATCAAATAGACACTATATCCATTAGTATACAAAAAAGGCACATAAACGATAAGGTGTTTTTctctaaaaaacaaaaaaagaataaaaatagtAACCTGAAAGAGGGAAGACCAAGTCTACTCTTTACAAGCCTGAATTGATGCATCTAATTATAAATTCATCATTGTTAAGtaataagatatttatttttttttaaaaaaagtactaAAAATAGGAAAAACAAGTTAATTACTACTATAACTTCAGTTTAAGATTAAATGGGATAGTATGAAAAAAATATGTTCATTTCAAGAAATAAATTTACTAAATCATTGCATAATGAATAAACTACACTGTATAACTAATACTGTATAGCTAATTGTTATAAGGAAAATTATAAAGTACTGAAATTAATAGAAATTTGATTAGAAAGATTAAGGAATATGATATAACTATTCGTTAGAATGTTAGTCTTTGTATACCTGTCACATACATGTATACATAAGCTAGATTCCATTTTATTCTATCAATGAAAGAGCGAAATTTGATTttgcatgtatatatataggatTACCGGGATTTGGCACACAAGAAGTCATATGGGTTATCTTAAAAGTAGTGTATAACATTTTTATCAAAAGTTAATAacattttttcaaagttgaattcatgatctaCCAGATGATTTCCCACGAGATGAACCAAACGATGGTACTATTGGCTTTCGAATGGTGCTAGTAGTTCCTGAAGTACCAGATGATAAACTGATTCTAGAAGGCACTGGTCTTTGGTTTTGTTGTACAGTTAATGATACTGATGATTTAGGAAGGGACTTTGTAGAATTAGATGTCTGGTTTGTTTTAATATTGCTAGAAGAAACATTACTAACACTGCTATGAATGCTGTTATTTGAGGATGGATTATTTCTGTGTGAAGGAGGTTGAGTTTTGTTTATTGGACGATCAAAAGAAGAACCTTGTTCAGGACCAGTTATACTAGTTTTACGTGAACCAAGACGACTACTTATGCTCATTGAAGGCATTTTTTGAGATAGCATTGGAAGACGAGAAATACTTCCGTTAGGAACAGGGATTGATGTTTTTGAAGGAATTTTCAAGCCTGATTGTCTGTTTGGTATTGTTTTGtacatatattttaatttcCTAACTATGTTATTACACATGAAGTAcgattatttatcattatacaCTAGAATAATATTGATGGAAGTATTGTCTTAACTAGGTAGATTACTACCATACGGTGATACAATACGACTTTGTATCTTCATCATGTTTCATAGGTAACGCAGTATCTGAATTGTTTTCCAACACAGTAACACGACTGTTTAACTCATAAGCATCAGGCTGGTGTTCATTTTCCTTAGGTTTCATCATTTCATCATTTGGATGAGATATGTGTGCTACACTGTTGCTTCCTTGAGTGGTACAATCATTTATGGTATTTACGGTACTATCTATACTGTCTATAATGGGTCTGAGATTTTTTAATTCATCTGCTTGTGATGTTGAATCACAGTCATAGACGCACTTGAAGTCTGGAGCATCGTATGTAGAATTTAATGGTTTAGAGGGTGAAGTTACAACATCTGCTTGATCCAGATTTGTACTCGAATGCACATCCGCAATCATATTGACTTTAGGTTCGCAATCTACTGAACTTGATAATGGTTTAAAACATTCCTTCGCTATAATAGTATGTTGACGTTCTGGCCTACCATTTGTATCCTCAATTGCAATTTCTTCGTGACTGTGTGTTGCGCTAACCCCACAAGAACTTAAACCACTGCCTGATTTTTGCCCAATACTACCAGCGGCACTACTTTTGTGTTTACGATGTTTCTCATCTCCAAAACTCGACTCAGTAAGTGAAGTGTTGGAACAATCTAATTTACTCCTACTACCACTGTGTTCACGTAAGTGAGTTTCCTGGAGACGAGCTAATTCAAATACATCTGAGCTTCGCATACTAGAGTAAGATGCGTTAAATTTCTCAGAAAGTTTGCGACCTTTCATAACTAATTCAGTTGCAGAAAgcgattgagataattgattaacTCCAGATGAGATATCTAAACTTCTCGTTACATCTATGTCACCTTCATTATCCGACATGGGCAGAGAAGCGGTCAATGCATGAGATCTAGAAAGTAAGGCAGGTACCTTAGGAATTGACTCATTGAGAGGATAATCATTCGCCTCTTTCAGTAAATCCATTTGCTCCTTTGAGTAGGTCCGTGAAAGAACGGAGTGTTTTTGACCACTAGCCTTTTGATAAGGGCTACTAGTAGCGCCTGGAACAAGCAAAGAGTCATTAGGCTTTGAGGAAATTTTGCGGTTACTAATATTAGGTGAAACATTATTATTCGGAGTCGCAGGTCGTTGAGATCTATGTAACTGAGGTAATCCTGAATAAACGGCTTGGGAGAAAGGTGGTTTGGGTTTTTCACAATACATAGCACTATCAACTTCTTGAGTTCTAGCATCAAAGACTTCACGTAAAGGTAACTTTCCACTGTTATTTTGTTTACGTAAAGCATATGTACCATGCAAATTAGCGTACTCTCCAGCTGAACTGTTTAAACTGCGGCGAAGATCTAACTGGGGATCAATGTTCTGTATATCACGATTTGGATGTGacaaaaaatttttaaaatccaTAGAACCATTCACAGACAGCGTTGAATGGTATATTTGGCGATCACTATCATTTAGTCCTACTTCATTGGGAGAGTGTTTCCTCAGTGATGCCTCTTCAATTAGCCCTTTGATTTTTGCCAACTCATTTAATCGGTTCAAAAGATGATAAGAATTATTACAGAATTCTGGATCTCGATCAAATGGCGTGCGATACCAAATTTTGCAACTGGCTTCAACATCTAAAATAGCACCTTCATCTCTGTTTCCATTTGAGTCTACCTCAATTGGATTACGTGATGGGTCTATCCACCAGTCGCCTCCACCACCTAGTCCCAGATTAGCTTCCACAATATCTAAAGTTTCTTTGTTTAAAACAACAGGTAAAAGAAGCTCAAATGCATCATTGGAATTCTCTACTGATTGATTTTCTTCATTAACTAACAATGATGGTGCGTTGATCGAAGATAAAACAATTTTAGTTTCTTCAGAGAATGCAGGATTCGATTGCATTTAAGTTCTAAAATGATCATACAAATAAAAGCGAAGCAAATTAGTCGAACGAAGTAATTACACAGTCCAACAGTCATATACAACACAGAATGTGGAACAAATATACAACGACCCAAGTTGCATTACCACATCAGTGGACTGGaacgaaaataaaatgaaaaaccaGGGAACCGGAATAAAACTTATAGCAATGACAACCAAAATTACTAAACATAAAGTACGTGGTTAGAAATAAAGAGATGAAATAGTAAATACTTTTAAAACTGTTTTAAGAATAAATCCACAGATGTCACTACGATTAGTTTCCAGAAGTTACCTACCTAAGTGAGTCCATCAGTCAtatgcaacgtagaacctggaaTATGTGTACATCGGTTAGAGTTGTCACACCTCATCAGCACAGCGATATGAAATCGTCAAGGGAAATCCTAGAGTGAATAGATAATAACGTTATTGGTGGAAATAGAAAAGATCAGGTATCAAAGACTCGATTCGAGAAAATacaaataagtgaaataaaaaatcATAAAGAATTGAGAAACTTATGATCTAAGGAAAAATGGGTGAATGCATATGTACTGTTATGAGTGGTTCTAGGCCATCTCATCCAAAATCTCCAACCACTGATTTcaatagtcacgcggactccGACCACGTAGTCTTCATCTATCCATATGGCTCAGTCCAACAGTCAGTgtctttatggactgatgctatGTCTTGATTTGGTAACCCTTGGCTCttttccaacctacttctacatCAACTGCCATTGCGCTATCGAGGTAGTCGGTGGATGAGGATACGTAAAACATGTCCTAACTACTTCAGTATATAAGCATTCATTGTCTCGCCAATCGATTTACCATACATACATAGTAATCTGGGCCTAACCTCAGAATCGCTAACTCGATGGTTTTAAAATATATGAGCAATGGTTCGAAGATATTTAAGATCGAATATTAATAACCTACAAATATCCTACATTTTCAAAGGCAGAG
This genomic interval from Schistosoma mansoni strain Puerto Rico chromosome W, complete genome contains the following:
- a CDS encoding putative cell wall protein Awa1p, with the translated sequence MQSNPAFSEETKIVLSSINAPSLLVNEENQSVENSNDAFELLLPVVLNKETLDIVEANLGLGGGGDWWIDPSRNPIEVDSNGNRDEGAILDVEASCKIWYRTPFDRDPEFCNNSYHLLNRLNELAKIKGLIEEASLRKHSPNEVGLNDSDRQIYHSTLSVNGSMDFKNFLSHPNRDIQNIDPQLDLRRSLNSSAGEYANLHGTYALRKQNNSGKLPLREVFDARTQEVDSAMYCEKPKPPFSQAVYSGLPQLHRSQRPATPNNNVSPNISNRKISSKPNDSLLVPGATSSPYQKASGQKHSVLSRTYSKEQMDLLKEANDYPLNESIPKVPALLSRSHALTASLPMSDNEGDIDVTRSLDISSGVNQLSQSLSATELVMKGRKLSEKFNASYSSMRSSDVFELARLQETHLREHSGSRSKLDCSNTSLTESSFGDEKHRKHKSSAAGSIGQKSGSGLSSCGVSATHSHEEIAIEDTNGRPERQHTIIAKECFKPLSSSVDCEPKVNMIADVHSSTNLDQADVVTSPSKPLNSTYDAPDFKCVYDCDSTSQADELKNLRPIIDSIDSTVNTINDCTTQGSNSVAHISHPNDEMMKPKENEHQPDAYELNSRVTVLENNSDTALPMKHDEDTKSYFRKLKYMYKTIPNRQSGLKIPSKTSIPVPNGSISRLPMLSQKMPSMSISSRLGSRKTSITGPEQGSSFDRPINKTQPPSHRNNPSSNNSIHSSVSNVSSSNIKTNQTSNSTKSLPKSSVSLTVQQNQRPVPSRISLSSGTSGTTSTIRKPIVPSFGSSRGKSSGRS